From one Brachypodium distachyon strain Bd21 chromosome 4, Brachypodium_distachyon_v3.0, whole genome shotgun sequence genomic stretch:
- the LOC100845027 gene encoding protein disulfide-isomerase LQY1, chloroplastic: protein MPVTACGACAAAFPSSRHARSPPPTSGSFRKLVPLTPRRLGLRLPAPMASTVDSPGNSSNFAKRMERAWLISKQPRPTSCSSCQSTGDVECKWCAGTGFFILGNNMLCEVPSKNTRCVICSGKGFASCADCKGTGFRAKWLEEPPINK, encoded by the exons ATGCCGGTGACCGCCTGCGGCGCCTGCGCGGCTGCCTTCCCCTCCTCCCGCCACGCCCGTAGCCCTCCGCCGACTTCCGGGAGCTTCCGGAAGCTCGTACCGCTAACCCCCAGGCGGCtagggctccggcttcctgcTCCGATGGCCTCGACCGTCGACTCGCCGGGGAACTCCTCCAACTTCGCCAAGCGCATGGAACGCGCTTGGCTCATCTCCAAG CAACCAAGACCGACTTCGTGTTCATCTTGTCAATCCACTGGTGATGTAGAGTGCAAGTGGTGTGCAGGCACAGGCTTTTTCATCCTTGGCAACAACATGTTGTGTGAAGTACCCTCGAAAAATACAAGATGCGTGATTTGCTCTGGAAAG GGCTTTGCAAGTTGTGCTGATTGCAAAGGAACTGGGTTTCGCGCCAAGTGGCTTGAAGAACCCCCTATCAACAAATGA